One part of the Anopheles merus strain MAF chromosome 3L, AmerM5.1, whole genome shotgun sequence genome encodes these proteins:
- the LOC121600119 gene encoding E3 ubiquitin-protein ligase RNF25, translating to MDALLDEVESLEAILMDDVQITKNASGFPELIETTVFPTVGEELESQYVCITLQVLPSAGYPDVRPNVKLRNPRGLDDNIIGLIERAVQQKLTESLGQPVVFDLIDIIREHLTESNLPSGQCVICLYGFLEGDEFTKTVCYHYLHSHCLACHINASKRNYEEEIEKLPIWKRKEAKPFQAQCPVCREPIDVEVEPLMRCRPPAERESAPRFQVTDELKSLQAQMNRLFMHQKRRGGIIDLEAEEGNVIAIRTESPNGEVPKGTNETSNNPGSVMPEARAPGNNHPAGKKQGTNAQQQAKSSSSSKGARQRNNAQPVNGEANDDPDACAGPCCSGQNDHHRGRNRRHNNHHHHHSNRHQRHLHHHSHRGGGGGAGGAGPSTAAGGAAKNLATPCASDAR from the exons ATTCTGATGGACGATGTACAGATTACGAAGAATGCGAG CGGATTTCCCGAGCTAATTGAAACGACCGTGTTTCCGACAGTCGGCGAAGAGCTGGAATCGCAGTATGTGTGCATCACGCTGCAGGTGCTACCCTCGGCCGGCTATCCGGATGTGCGCCCGAACGTGAAGTTGCGAAATCCGCGCGGACTGGACGATAACATTATCGGGCTGATCGAACGGGCCGTACAGCAGAAGCTGACCGAGTCGCTTGGCCAGCCGGTCGTGTTCGACCTGATCGACATCATCCGGGAGCATCTGACGGAGAGCAATCTACCGTCCGGCCAGTGTGTGATCTGTCTGTACGGGTTTCTCGAGGGCGACGAGTTCACGAAGACGGTGTGCTATCACTATCTGCACAGCCACTGCCTAGCGTGCCACATCAATGCTTCGAAGCGCAACTACGAGGAGGAGATCGAGAAGCTGCCGATCTGGAAGCGCAAGGAAGCGAAACCGTTCCAGGCCCAGTGCCCGGTGTGCCGGGAACCGATCGATGTGGAGGTGGAGCCGCTGATGCGCTGCCGTCCACCGGCGGAACGGGAAAGTGCGCCACGATTCCAGGTGACCGATGAGCTGAAGTCGCTGCAGGCACAAATGAACCGGCTGTTTATGCACCAGAAACGGCGCGGCGGTATCATCGATTTGGAGGCGGAAGAGGGTAACGTGATTGCGATCCGAACAGAATCGCCGAATGGAGAG GTTCCGAAAGGCACGAACGAAACTTCCAATAACCCTGGCAGTGTCATGCCCGAAGCTAGGGCGCCCGGAAATAATCACCCTGCCGGTAAGAAGCAGGGCACCAACGCACAACAGCAGGCCAAAAGCTCGTCCAGCTCAAAGGGTGCACGCCAGCGCAACAATGCTCAACCGGTGAATGGTGAGGCGAATGACGATCCGGACGCCTGCGCTGGTCCGTGCTGCTCGGGACAGAACGATCATCACCGTGGGCGCAATAGGcggcacaacaaccaccatcaccaccatagCAACCGGCACCAGCGCCATCTGCATCATCACTCTCAtcgtggtggcggcggcggtgcaGGCGGTGCCGGCCCTTCGACGGCAGCTGGTGGAGCGGCCAAAAATTTAGCCACTCCCTGCGCATCCGATGCCAGGTGA